The following are from one region of the Corylus avellana chromosome ca1, CavTom2PMs-1.0 genome:
- the LOC132168989 gene encoding uncharacterized protein LOC132168989: MADELSNLWANLTLSEGKDGEIEINTSKVQGVIKRGQSYVVGKLVSDRMVSKETIKTTLMRWWRLKGTFTFKILGSNLFLIEFESDRDKIWVLEGRPWVFEGNLFMVEDFDGHTSPSKFTFEKASFWVRMMNLPLACMGREVGIKLGGSLGQLEEVDTDRDGIGWGEFLRVKIMIDLYKPLSRGRMLKFDSNTTLIGFKYERLPKYCYHCGVICHGIEGCLKRSLLRNKETIQFGPWLRATSPTRKPEKVHERHTDHADSSIFSPFAPEGGTQRDGH, encoded by the coding sequence ATGGCGGATGAGCTTTCGAACCTATGGGCGAATCTGACCCTGTCGGAAGGCAAAGATGGAGAGATTGAAATCAACACGTCTAAAGTGCAAGGGGTGATTAAGAGAGGCCAATCCTATGTGGTAGGCAAACTAGTGTCCGATAGGATGGTTAGTAAGGAGACAATCAAGACCACACTGATGCGCTGGTGGAGATTGAAGGGGACCTTTACTTTCAAAATCCTAGGGAGTAATTTATTCTTGATTGAATTTGAATCGGATCGGGATAAGATCTGGGTATTGGAGGGCAGACCTTGGGTGTTTGAAGGCAATTTATTCATGGTAGAAGATTTTGATGGTCATACCTCGCCATCGAAATTCACCTTCGAAAAAGCCTCCTTTTGGGTGCGTATGATGAACTTGCCTCTAGCGTGCATGGGACGTGAGGTAGGGATCAAACTTGGAGGCTCTCTCGGACAGTTAGAGGAGGTGGACACTGACCGCGATGGGATCGGATGGGGGGAGTTCCTTCGGGTCAAGATCATGATTGATCTATATAAACCTCTCTCACGTGGACGTATGTTGAAATTTGACAGTAATACAACTTTAATTGGATTCAAGTATGAACGTTTGCCAAAGTATTGTTATCACTGTGGGGTGATTTGTCACGGAATCGAAGGATGTTTGAAACGGAGTTTGTTGAGAAACAAAGAGACCATTCAATTTGGGCCTTGGCTGCGAGCTACCTCTCCCACACGGAAACCAGAAAAAGTGCATGAACGTCACACAGATCATGCAGACTCATCGATATTTTCTCCATTTGCACCAGAAGGAGGGACACAGCGTGATGGCCACTAG
- the LOC132185140 gene encoding cytochrome P450 CYP82D47-like: MDFLSPYLNSSMTGLVISIFLFGYFLLRRTRVNRSPNLAPFPAGAWPVIGHLPLLAGTEPPHRALGAMADKYGPLFTLRLGLNHALVLSSWEMAKECFTTNDAAVSSRPKLVAVKHLGYNYAMFGFAPHGPYWRELRKIVTLQLLSNRRLELLSYIRVSEVKASVAELYKLWTAKNNGSRSGSRSGQISVELKQWFGDMSLNVILRMVAGKRYFSACAVDDDGEARRCQKALDEFFHLLGLFVVSDAIPLLGWLDIGGHERAMKKTAKELDGFLGECLEEHKRKRASGGVARGEQDFMDVMLSVLDGKPLAGFDADTIIKATSLSMIAGASDTSMVTLTWAISLLLNNLHVLKKAQGELDSQVGKERIIDESDIEKLVFLQAIVKETLRLYPPGPLSAPREFMEDCTIGGYQVPKGTRLITNTWKIQTDPRIWSNPLNFEPERFLTTHKDVDVRGQHFELIPFGSGRRACPGTSFALQMVHLALASFLHMYEISTPSNAPVDMSERFGLTNIRATPLEVLVTPRLPSELYGVNTI; the protein is encoded by the exons ATGGATTTTCTTTCACCTTACCTGAATTCTTCCATGACTGGACTTGTAATTTCCATATTCCTCTTTGGCTACTTCCTCTTAAGGAGGACCAGAGTAAATCGTTCTCCCAACTTAGCACCTTTCCCTGCCGGCGCGTGGCCTGTAATCGGCCACCTCCCTCTTCTGGCAGGAACCGAGCCTCCCCACCGGGCTTTGGGAGCCATGGCCGACAAGTACGGACCACTTTTTACTCTCCGGCTTGGGTTGAATCATGCCTTGGTGTTGAGCAGTTGGGAGATGGCCAAGGAGTGCTTCACCACCAACGACGCGGCGGTGTCGTCGCGGCCGAAGCTCGTCGCCGTCAAACACTTGGGCTACAACTACGCCATGTTCGGCTTCGCGCCGCATGGACCCTACTGGCGTGAATTGCGTAAAATAGTCACCTTACAGCTTCTGTCAAACCGCCGGCTGGAGCTTCTTTCCTACATTCGAGTCTCCGAAGTAAAGGCCTCCGTAGCAGAGCTATACAAGCTCTGGACCGCGAAAAATAACGGGTCCAGGTCAGGGTCCAGGTCGGGCCAGATTTCGGTGGAGCTCAAGCAGTGGTTCGGGGATATGAGTCTTAACGTGATACTTAGAATGGTTGCCGGGAAGCGGTACTTTTCTGCCTGTGCGGTGGATGACGATGGTGAGGCACGGCGTTGCCAGAAGGCGCTGGATGAATTCTTCCATTTGCTCGGGTTGTTTGTGGTGTCGGATGCAATTCCTTTACTTGGGTGGTTAGATATTGGTGGGCATGAGAGGGCGATGAAGAAAACTGCAAAGGAATTGGATGGGTTTCTTGGTGAATGTTTGGAAGAGCATAAGCGTAAGAGAGCTTCAGGCGGCGTCGCCAGAGGGGAGCAAGATTTCATGGACGTGATGCTTTCTGTCCTCGATGGCAAACCCCTTGCAGGTTTTGATGCTGATACCATCATCAAAGCCACATCTCTG AGTATGATTGCAGGAGCAAGTGACACCAGCATGGTAACTCTAACATGGGCAATATCGCTATTGTTGAACAACTTGCATGTGTTGAAAAAAGCCCAAGGCGAACTTGACAGCCAAGTGGGTAAAGAAAGAATTATAGACGAGTCAGATATTGAAAAGCTAGTCTTCCTCCAAGCAATAGTAAAAGAGACATTACGTTTATACCCACCAGGACCATTATCAGCACCGCGTGAATTTATGGAGGACTGCACCATAGGAGGCTACCAAGTCCCAAAAGGCACCCGGCTGATCACAAACACATGGAAAATCCAGACAGATCCACGCATATGGTCAAACCCGTTGAATTTTGAGCCAGAGAGATTTCTCACCACCCACAAAGATGTTGACGTTAGGGGTCAACATTTTGAATTGATCCCTTTTGGAAGTGGCAGAAGGGCATGCCCTGGAACGTCTTTTGCCCTTCAAATGGTACACTTAGCCCTGGCCAGTTTTTTGCACATGTACGAGATTTCAACTCCCTCTAATGCACCGGTTGATATGAGTGAGAGGTTTGGATTAACAAACATAAGAGCCACCCCACTTGAAGTTCTTGTCACGCCGCGCCTACCTTCGGAGCTTTATGGAGTAAATACTATTTAA